The DNA region GGGTCTTTTTGTATTTGAAACGACCCTCTCCTGAGAGCGTCCCTTACGAGGCACACTGATACGGAGTGTTTTCTGTTGTTCCGAAAATTATGTGCAAATGAGGTGGGTTGGTCTCTTGTACGAAGGTGTCGTTTCCGATACGGTAGGTCACTTCTCCATTAGAGGGGTTCCGAACAGGGTTTCGGTCTTGTGCACGGAGGTAAGAGGTGATGTCCGCATCGGTAGAGCTGATATCTATCATCGGGCGGCCTGCTCCGTGCGTGCGGTGACCATCTTCTGTTCCGCCAGTGACGGTGATGGTGCAGTTCAGACAGTTATCCTTGAACCGTATGAGTCCTTCCACTGCTTGCCGAGGTAGGCCAGCGACATCGGTGCAGCCTCCGGATACGCTTTGGAAGCTTCTGCCGCCGCAGGAACTTTTGTTGACGTTTATGCCTGCGTCAGAAAGCGCTTCTCTGGTGCAGCGTTCCTGTGCTGTACTTGTGGTGGGAGGAGGGGTTGTTCCTGGCGGGGTAGTAGAAGGGGGTAAAGTAATGCACTGCACTTCGTTCCATGGGCCATACTGCCGAGCCTCCGGACTGAGCACTGTCTTCAATACGGTATCGATGACAACATAGGCGCAGAGCATGATGGCCGCACCGATGATTACATTCCAGAGTATCTCCTTGGCTTTTGTCATTGCGCTTGGATCTCCTCCTGCCATCATCAGCTTGGCTCCTGCGTATACGAAGAGGAGCACGGCGACGACTGTCGCGAGATAGAACATGAAGGAGATCACGTTGTTCACGGCTTTGACCACGTGACAAAGCTGGCAAGAGAAACCGTCACAGCCGATATTTTCCTCACCCACCAGTCCTTTGGTGATATCGAAATTGTTGGTCCCCGTCTGCGCTGCTGCTTCCGGCAGAGGCACGAGGTAGGAGAGGGAGACGAGGGCAAAGAAGGCGAGTCCTGCGAGGAAGTGAGGGAGCTTGCCGGAGATGTTCTTGTTCATCCTCGTATTCTAAGGGTGAATGCCTGAAAACGAAACTCGTAGCCTGCTTCAGTAATGAAGGGTGGATGGTAAAGTATGTGAATTCTTGTGGAGAATAAGTAGGGTAAGCGAAGAAGGCTTTAATCGTCATTACCGTCATCATGAGTACGGGAAAAGCAGATTCAGGATCCCCGAACTGGGTATTTATAGGTATCGGCGCCCTCGCGCTCCTTACGGTACTTATAGGATTCACCCTCTGGCCGGCGGAGCGCGGAGGCCCAGGGCCGTTCGGCTCTGCACCCGTGGCCTGCACTATGGAGGCTAAGCTATGCCCCGACGGTTCTTCCGTAGGTAGGACAGGCCCGGACTGCGAATTCGCAGTGTGTCCGGGCACACAGACTCCTTCCGGGTGGAATACTTTTCGCGACGATTTTCGAGGTATCTCTTTCCGGTATCCGGCTCAGCTCGGCACGACCTATATATCGGCTACTGATTGGCCGCCGGCGGTTGCCATTACCAGCGCACCTTTCTCGTGTATCGAGGCGGGGAGCGAGGGAGCGCGTGCGGGTATCACCGAACGACGTTTCGTAGACTCCCGCGAATACTGTGTGACCCGGGTGACCGAGGGGGCTGCAGGTAGCATCTATACTCAATATACCTACGCATCTCCCAGAAGAGCCGGAGCGGCGACCTTCACCTTTACTACGCGAGCTACCCAGTGTGCCAACTATGACGAACCGCACAAGAGTGCGTGCACAGCCGAAAGGCAGTCTTTCGATATGGATGGGGTGGTGGATAGGATGGCGCAGAGCCTCTCCCTAGAATAGCTGCTCCTCATCGGATATGATGTGGTCCATAACCTATCCGGCATGACCAAACTCAAGGACGAACTGAGGGAAAAGACACTCGGCTACATCATCACTGCGCTCGGTCTCGTGGCGGGCCTGGCTTGGAACGAGGCTATCAAGAGCTTCATCGAGTACGTGTTTCCGCTAGGGAACAACACTCTGCTGCTTAAGTTTATCTATGCGATCGTTGTTACGGTAGCTATAGTCATCTTCGCTACGAACCTGAATCGTTTCTTTGGAAAGACTGAATAGTATGGATCGTATCTTCTTTTTTCCGATACTCATCGCGCTGGTTACTCTGGCCGCGGTCTATCTCTGGGGAGGGCTCCAGGCCCTCATCCTCGCGGCCATCCTCTCGGTGCTCGAGGTCACGCTCTCTTTTGATAACGCGGTGGTGAACGCTAAGGTGCTGAAGAAAATGGACGAGACCTGGCAGCGTCGCTTCCTCACCTGGGGCATCCTCATCGCCGTCTTTGGCACGCGCCTCGTCCTCCCCATACTCATCGTGAGCGCGGTGGTGTGGCTCTCTCCTTTGGCGGTGCTCGGGCTCGTGCTCTACGACTCCGCGCACTATGCAGAGCTCTTGGAGCAGGTGCATCCGGCGATCAGCTCCTTCGGCGGAGCTTTTCTCCTCATGGTGGCGCTCAAGTACTTCTTCGATGAGGCCAAGGAGATTCACTGGATCAGGATGATAGAGAAGCGTCTTGCGGGGTGGGGGAGGATTGAGGCTGTGGAGATAGCGCTTGCGCTCGTTATTCTGGTGACCCTTGCTTCTGTCTCTACTGTACCTGCGGTGATCCTCTCTGCGGGCATTATCGGTATCGTCCTCTTTATCTTAGTAGAGGGTCTCGCTAATTCCCTCGGCTCAGGTTCTTCCTTGGTCGCGGGGACAGGTCTCTCCCTTTTCCTTTACCTCAATGTTCTGGACTCTGCTTTCTCTCTCGACGGAGTCATCGGCGCTTTCGCGCTCACTGTGCAGCTTCCCATCATCGTAGCAGGCCTCGGTATCGGCGCTTATTTCGTGCGCAGCATGACGGTCTACTTAGTGCGCAACAAGACACTCGACAATCTGATCTATCTCGAGCACGGCGCACACTGGGCCATCCTCGGCCTTGCTCTCTCTATGTTTGCGGGGCTCCTTATTCATGTGCCGGAGATCATCATCGGATCCATCGGCCTCTTCTTCGTGCTTCTTGCGTACGTATCGTCTCGGAGAGAAAGGGCGCAGGCGTCTTGACAAAATACTACTTTTGATACATAATTCACATTGAATCCCTCACACAAGGTGCGGCATGTACAATAAAATCTCGGTTCCCCCGGGGTATCTCAGCCCCTTTCTCCAGGCGGTTCGGTCCCGTCTCTACCAGCTCTCTGAGAAGGACTTCGACCCGATCTGGCTTTCTATGGAGCTCAGTGCTCTGGGAATCTCGGAAAGCGTCGTGCTTCTGAGGCGCGACTCCTGGGGGCGGCTTGAATTTCGTTTCGCAGGACACTCTCTGGTTGATCGCTTCCCTGAGCTTTCTTGTCGGCATCTCCCTCTGATTGATCTCGACAGGACGGCTTTCGTCAAATGGGTTAGCGACTACGCTGCGGTCGCCGCCCTCGGCATGACGATCCATGGCGAAGGATGGTTCTCTCTTTACGGCAAGGACGCGCGCCTCCAAGGCTTCTTTCTACCGGCGGGGCTCGTTTCCGGAGGTGTTGCGGATAGGGTCCTTGGGGTCATCGATTACCCAGACGGCCCGCCTACCTGATGCGTTTTGTAGTACCTTTTCGACGGTCTCGGCTTTGCCGAGACCGTTTCTCATATTTATTCCTGCTATACTTTATTCACGCAACTCATGAAGCTCTACAGCCTCGTTCCGCGCGTCCTGCAGTTCATCGCTTGGTGGCCGACGTATTTCGGATTCAGGTTCTTCTATGGCTTCAAAGTCAAAGGAAGGAAGAATCTGAAAGGCCTCACGCAAGCGATCTTCGCTTGCAATCATTCGAGTGAGCTCGATCCGATAATGCTCACGGCAGCCGCGACGCCTTTTGGCAGCTTCGCTCCTATGTTCTACGTCTCACGGGGCAAGGACTTCTACCAGGATGATTACTTCGGCTGGAGGAAGCTCCTCTATGGTGGTTTCTTTTTCACCCTCTGGGGCGCCTTCAGGGCGTATTCGGGAATGAAGGATTATGAAAAGAGCCTCAGGAACCACATCGAAATCCTGGAAGACGGTCATAGTCTCTGTATCTTCCCGGAAGGACGCAAGACTAAGAACGGCAAGCTACAGGAAGGGCATGGGGGAGTTGCGTTTCTCTCGCATCGGACTGGGGTACCTATCGTGCCGGTGCGAATTCGTGGGACATACCGATTTTCCTTTACGCCGCTCTTCTCCAGGAGGCGGGGAGTGACGGTGACTTTTGGCGAGCCGATGGTCCCTGCTTTTGAACAGGATTTCTCCGTTGAAAAAGCCAAGCAAGAAGCGCAGGAGGTGATGTCTCGGATCGCCGCTTTATAAAGAGGGTAGTTCTTGTCACCGTAGCTCATATTTCCTATAGTGCAGTCTATGTCCATCACTAATATCGCCAAGGCCCTCAAGGACCGAGGTCTCGTAGAGCAGGAGGCTGGCGATATGAATACCTTTCTCGCTGAAAAGCGGAAGGTTTATCTTGGCATCGATCCGACAGCCGATTCCCTTCATGTCGGCAATCTGGTGCCTGTCTTTCTGATGAAGCACCTCGCGGACGCGGGGCATGAGGCGGTGTTCTTGGTCGGAGGCGGCACTGGAATGATCGGCGATCCGCGCGAGAGTGGCGAGCGCGTCATGCTTGATACGGAGATTGTGGATAGGAATACTGCCTCTATCCGCGCACAGCTCCTCAAGATTTTTGAAGGCAAGCAGTATCCTATTTTCAACAATGCGGAGTGGCTCACCAAGCTCGGAGCCATCGAATTCCTCCGCGATATCGGCAAGCACTTCACCGTCAATCAGCTGGTGAAGCGCGATACCATCAAGAATCGCCTGGACGCAGAAGACCCTCTTTCATTCACTGAGTTTTCCTACGCCCTTCTTCAGGGGTATGACTACCTTCATCTCTATAAAACGGAAGGGGTGGATCTTCAGGTGGGAGGATCTGATCAGTGGACTAACATCCTCTCTGGGGTGGATCTGATCCGCCGCAAGGAGGGGGCGGCCGTGTACGCTCTTACGGTACCAATCATTGTGGATAAGAAGAGCGGCAAGAAGTTTGGTAAATCGGAAGGGAATGCGGTCTGGCTTGATCCGGAGAAGACTTCTCCTTTTGAGTTCTATCAGTTCTGGGTCAATGCTTCAGACGAGGGTGTGGAGGACTATCTGAAGATCTTCACTTTCCTCCCGCTTGAGAAGATAGCCGAAGTTGTCGCAGAGCACGCTGCGGATCCTGCGAAGAGGGTAGCGCAGGAACTCCTTGCTTTGGAAGTCACTATGTTGGTACACGGTGGGGAGGCCGCACGCAACGCCGAACGAATTTCCAGTCTTATTTTTGGAGATAATTCCTCTCTTTTGTCTCTCTCTCAAGACGAGATTGATTCTTTGGTCCATAGCATGCCGAGCGCTACTGTCGAGAGCGGTGCTAGCGTCGTCGATGTTCTGGTCTCTGCCGGACTTGCACCTTCCAAATCAGAAGCGCGGCGCCTTATCGAGGGGAGAGGGGTGTATATGAATGATAAACTCGTCGAAGCTGCTGATTCCGTGTCAGCCCAAGATGGGGGGGCTAAGGGGGTCGGACTTCTTCGTGTCGGAAAGAAAGTTGCCCTTGTTTTAATGAAATAAGGTTTCTTTAGAATTGGCGTGATAAAATACGCTTCTTAATGAAGACCTTACGCCGTTCGCTTCGGGCGATCCTCCATAGTTTCCGCGATCTGGCAGTGCTTCTTCTGCCGGAGCGCCGGTTTTCGGAATACGCGTACGCTTTCATTGTTCACCCTCGCGATATTCGCGATGTTTATCGACAGTACCCCTTCTTGCGCGCGGTCCCGTCTGCTTTGGTCAAGTTGGTTCTCCGCTCTTACTGGCCGGTCATCATCTCTCGGGTTTCAGGTCTTAGCTCTGTCGAGAGCGGAAAGGAGGTGCGAGGGTTCGTACTCGCGGTCCCTCTTACTGCGGAGCAGATGCTTGCTGACAGGGAGCTGGCGCGGAGAAAGATCATTCAAGCGGCGAAGCTTGCCAAGAAGAGTGGCGCCA from Candidatus Parcubacteria bacterium includes:
- a CDS encoding pilin, translating into MNKNISGKLPHFLAGLAFFALVSLSYLVPLPEAAAQTGTNNFDITKGLVGEENIGCDGFSCQLCHVVKAVNNVISFMFYLATVVAVLLFVYAGAKLMMAGGDPSAMTKAKEILWNVIIGAAIMLCAYVVIDTVLKTVLSPEARQYGPWNEVQCITLPPSTTPPGTTPPPTTSTAQERCTREALSDAGINVNKSSCGGRSFQSVSGGCTDVAGLPRQAVEGLIRFKDNCLNCTITVTGGTEDGHRTHGAGRPMIDISSTDADITSYLRAQDRNPVRNPSNGEVTYRIGNDTFVQETNPPHLHIIFGTTENTPYQCAS
- a CDS encoding DUF5654 family protein, coding for MTKLKDELREKTLGYIITALGLVAGLAWNEAIKSFIEYVFPLGNNTLLLKFIYAIVVTVAIVIFATNLNRFFGKTE
- a CDS encoding DUF475 domain-containing protein; this encodes MDRIFFFPILIALVTLAAVYLWGGLQALILAAILSVLEVTLSFDNAVVNAKVLKKMDETWQRRFLTWGILIAVFGTRLVLPILIVSAVVWLSPLAVLGLVLYDSAHYAELLEQVHPAISSFGGAFLLMVALKYFFDEAKEIHWIRMIEKRLAGWGRIEAVEIALALVILVTLASVSTVPAVILSAGIIGIVLFILVEGLANSLGSGSSLVAGTGLSLFLYLNVLDSAFSLDGVIGAFALTVQLPIIVAGLGIGAYFVRSMTVYLVRNKTLDNLIYLEHGAHWAILGLALSMFAGLLIHVPEIIIGSIGLFFVLLAYVSSRRERAQAS
- a CDS encoding 1-acyl-sn-glycerol-3-phosphate acyltransferase, whose protein sequence is MKLYSLVPRVLQFIAWWPTYFGFRFFYGFKVKGRKNLKGLTQAIFACNHSSELDPIMLTAAATPFGSFAPMFYVSRGKDFYQDDYFGWRKLLYGGFFFTLWGAFRAYSGMKDYEKSLRNHIEILEDGHSLCIFPEGRKTKNGKLQEGHGGVAFLSHRTGVPIVPVRIRGTYRFSFTPLFSRRRGVTVTFGEPMVPAFEQDFSVEKAKQEAQEVMSRIAAL
- the tyrS gene encoding tyrosine--tRNA ligase — translated: MSITNIAKALKDRGLVEQEAGDMNTFLAEKRKVYLGIDPTADSLHVGNLVPVFLMKHLADAGHEAVFLVGGGTGMIGDPRESGERVMLDTEIVDRNTASIRAQLLKIFEGKQYPIFNNAEWLTKLGAIEFLRDIGKHFTVNQLVKRDTIKNRLDAEDPLSFTEFSYALLQGYDYLHLYKTEGVDLQVGGSDQWTNILSGVDLIRRKEGAAVYALTVPIIVDKKSGKKFGKSEGNAVWLDPEKTSPFEFYQFWVNASDEGVEDYLKIFTFLPLEKIAEVVAEHAADPAKRVAQELLALEVTMLVHGGEAARNAERISSLIFGDNSSLLSLSQDEIDSLVHSMPSATVESGASVVDVLVSAGLAPSKSEARRLIEGRGVYMNDKLVEAADSVSAQDGGAKGVGLLRVGKKVALVLMK